In the genome of Desulfovibrio aminophilus DSM 12254, one region contains:
- a CDS encoding GGDEF domain-containing protein: protein MIPMLDIRTGILLLAFGNCCAAVLLLVHGVGERGRGSRLFLRGKLAQSVGWLFMGLRGLEADMLPILLGNGLLYAGFALESAALLRFSGLLGSWSRRFLIAVVCGVLAAQILVFDSPNLRQCLGGLALAFCLARPGFLLAFTPGGTTLRRFMGAAYLACAGALLANAAVFLLVRTEGHVYTPGADQTIAGLMLYLVMLVGNVGFVLLNKERADAELRRAATVDGLTQALNRATFLARAGELVSMAARTGAPLSLLMLDLDHFKAVNDTHGHAVGDDVLRDFSARVRSRLRPYDLFGRYGGEEFCVLLPATGAEAAVGVAERIRTSMPREPFRDLPAYTVSIGVATLGEHSTLDDLLRESDLAMYRAKAQGRDRVRLQRAGESEE from the coding sequence ATGATCCCCATGCTCGACATCCGCACAGGCATTCTCCTCCTGGCCTTCGGCAACTGCTGCGCCGCCGTCTTGCTGCTCGTCCACGGAGTGGGCGAACGGGGCCGGGGGTCGCGGCTGTTCCTGCGCGGCAAGCTGGCCCAGAGCGTGGGCTGGCTGTTCATGGGCCTGCGCGGGCTCGAGGCGGACATGTTGCCCATCCTGTTGGGCAACGGCCTGCTCTATGCCGGGTTCGCCCTGGAGAGCGCCGCGCTGCTGCGCTTTTCCGGACTTCTGGGCTCCTGGTCGCGGCGCTTCCTGATCGCGGTGGTGTGCGGCGTGCTGGCCGCCCAGATCCTGGTCTTCGATTCCCCCAACCTGCGTCAATGCCTCGGCGGACTGGCCCTGGCCTTCTGCCTCGCCCGGCCGGGTTTCCTCTTGGCCTTCACTCCCGGCGGCACGACCCTGCGCCGGTTCATGGGCGCGGCCTACCTGGCCTGCGCCGGGGCGCTGCTGGCCAATGCGGCCGTGTTCCTTCTGGTCCGCACCGAGGGCCACGTCTACACTCCGGGAGCCGACCAGACCATCGCCGGACTGATGCTCTACCTGGTCATGCTCGTGGGCAACGTGGGCTTCGTGCTCCTGAACAAGGAGCGGGCCGACGCCGAGCTGCGGCGCGCGGCCACGGTGGATGGCCTGACCCAGGCCCTGAACCGGGCCACCTTCCTGGCCCGGGCCGGGGAACTGGTCTCCATGGCCGCCCGCACCGGCGCGCCCCTGTCCCTGCTCATGCTCGACCTGGACCACTTCAAGGCCGTGAACGACACCCACGGCCACGCCGTGGGCGACGACGTGCTGCGCGACTTTTCCGCCCGCGTGCGCTCCCGGCTGCGGCCCTACGACCTCTTCGGCCGCTACGGCGGCGAGGAGTTCTGCGTGCTGCTCCCGGCCACCGGGGCCGAGGCCGCGGTGGGCGTGGCCGAACGCATCCGCACGTCCATGCCGCGAGAACCCTTCCGCGACCTGCCCGCCTATACCGTGAGCATCGGCGTGGCCACCCTCGGCGAACACTCCACACTGGACGACCTGCTCCGCGAAAGCGACCTGGCCATGTACCGGGCCAAGGCCCAGGGCCGCGACCGCGTGCGCCTTCAGCGCGCGGGAGAAAGCGAAGAATAG
- a CDS encoding class I SAM-dependent methyltransferase — protein MPDSAPNGKEWFAFFYATLHEHGLLRRVLDIGPGRGAYADLLRGPFPDVHWTGVEVWGPYVERFGLEAKYDRVVVADARYVDYGLLGPFDLAVAGDVLEHMTKEEALALAGRILGHSGLLAVSLPIRHYPQEAVHGNAFEAHVKDDWSHAEALESFGGLVAAFYADGEIGVYVLARDRHLSRVASLAAARARERFLESAAATAAR, from the coding sequence ATGCCCGACAGCGCGCCCAACGGAAAGGAATGGTTCGCCTTCTTCTACGCCACCCTGCACGAGCACGGCCTTTTGCGCCGGGTGCTGGACATCGGCCCCGGCCGGGGCGCCTACGCGGACCTGCTGCGCGGGCCGTTCCCGGATGTGCATTGGACCGGGGTGGAGGTCTGGGGCCCCTACGTGGAGCGCTTCGGCCTGGAGGCCAAGTACGACCGCGTGGTGGTGGCCGACGCCCGCTACGTGGACTACGGCCTGCTGGGGCCCTTCGACCTGGCCGTGGCCGGGGACGTGCTGGAGCACATGACCAAGGAGGAGGCCCTGGCCCTGGCCGGCCGCATCCTCGGGCACAGCGGCCTGCTGGCCGTGTCCCTGCCCATCCGCCATTATCCCCAGGAGGCCGTGCACGGCAACGCCTTCGAGGCCCACGTCAAGGACGACTGGAGCCACGCCGAGGCCCTGGAGTCCTTCGGCGGGCTGGTGGCCGCGTTCTATGCCGACGGCGAGATCGGGGTCTATGTCCTGGCCCGTGACCGGCATCTGTCCCGGGTGGCCTCCCTGGCCGCGGCCAGGGCCAGGGAACGCTTCCTGGAATCCGCCGCCGCGACCGCCGCCCGCTGA
- a CDS encoding DMT family transporter: protein MRDDKALFVLALVAVLWSSGGLAIKLVEAHPLAIAGLRSALALLTLLAITRFRPGLTWSRTQILGGVCYMILLVTGVTATRLTTAANAILLAYTAPVYVALIAPRLLGEPTRRADWIMIAAVLGGMTLFFMDRLSAGGFWGNVLAVGTGVGYAGFTLCMRAQKDASPLGTACLGHGFSAILGLPFLLAAPWPDAASWAGFLYLGVIQQGVSLALYSWSIRRLNALTAIIVMTLEPILNPVWVAIGVGETPGPFALAGGVVVLTAVTVRGLRSARGA, encoded by the coding sequence ATGCGCGACGACAAGGCACTTTTCGTCCTGGCCCTGGTGGCCGTGCTCTGGAGCAGCGGCGGGCTGGCCATCAAGCTGGTGGAGGCCCACCCCCTGGCCATCGCGGGCCTGCGCAGCGCCCTGGCCCTGCTGACCCTGCTGGCCATCACGCGCTTCCGGCCCGGGCTCACCTGGTCGCGCACGCAGATCCTGGGCGGGGTCTGCTACATGATCCTGCTCGTCACCGGGGTCACGGCCACCCGCCTGACCACGGCGGCCAACGCCATTCTCCTGGCCTACACCGCGCCGGTCTACGTGGCCCTGATCGCGCCGAGGCTCCTGGGCGAGCCCACGCGCCGCGCGGACTGGATCATGATCGCCGCGGTCCTGGGCGGCATGACCCTGTTCTTCATGGACCGGCTCTCCGCCGGGGGATTCTGGGGCAACGTGCTGGCCGTGGGCACGGGCGTGGGCTACGCGGGCTTCACCCTCTGCATGCGGGCCCAGAAGGACGCCTCGCCCCTGGGCACAGCCTGCCTGGGCCACGGCTTCTCCGCGATCCTGGGCCTGCCCTTCCTCCTGGCCGCGCCCTGGCCGGACGCGGCATCCTGGGCCGGGTTCCTCTACCTGGGCGTGATCCAGCAAGGCGTGTCCCTGGCGCTCTACTCCTGGTCCATCCGCCGCCTGAACGCGCTCACGGCCATCATCGTCATGACCCTGGAGCCGATCCTCAACCCGGTCTGGGTGGCCATCGGCGTGGGCGAGACGCCCGGCCCCTTCGCCCTGGCGGGCGGCGTCGTGGTGCTCACGGCCGTGACCGTCCGGGGCCTGCGCAGCGCCCGGGGCGCATAG
- a CDS encoding Fic family protein produces MRFEDYVSGSFVRQYQYKSFAPSPVNHEWTWEDARIHTLLEQAAAALAELNAFSLFVPDVDRFISMHVVKEANTSSRIEGTRTEMEDVLLDAEFVAEEKRDDRQEVRNYIEAMSAAIGELERLPLSNRLLRQTHATLLRGVRGEHKTPGEFRRSQNWIGGASLQDAVFIPPHHDEVPALMGDLEQFWHNETIQVPDLIRIAISHYQFETIHPFLDGNGRIGRLLITLYLISKGLLKKPSLYLSAYIERHKGAYYDALTVVRASNDIGHWVRFFLRAVRETARTGVRTFQAIMRLREESRGQVMSLGGRAPNGMRLLEQLYLNPFVTVQQVAAALDLSIPTVNALFREFLRLGLVVEITGQKRNRLFFFKKYYGLFLNQETDEDGE; encoded by the coding sequence ATGCGCTTCGAGGATTATGTCTCCGGCAGCTTCGTGCGGCAATATCAATACAAGAGCTTCGCCCCATCCCCCGTCAACCACGAGTGGACCTGGGAGGACGCCCGCATCCATACCTTGCTGGAGCAGGCGGCCGCAGCGCTTGCCGAGCTGAACGCCTTTTCGCTCTTCGTGCCCGACGTCGACCGCTTCATCTCCATGCACGTGGTCAAGGAGGCCAACACCTCCAGCCGGATCGAGGGGACGCGCACGGAAATGGAGGACGTCCTGCTCGACGCGGAGTTCGTGGCCGAGGAGAAGAGGGACGACCGGCAGGAGGTGCGGAACTACATCGAGGCCATGAGCGCGGCGATCGGCGAACTGGAGCGGCTGCCGCTCTCCAATCGGCTGCTGCGCCAGACCCACGCCACGCTTCTGCGCGGGGTTCGCGGGGAACACAAGACTCCGGGGGAATTCCGCCGGTCCCAGAACTGGATCGGCGGGGCCTCGCTTCAGGACGCGGTGTTCATCCCCCCGCACCACGACGAGGTGCCCGCGCTCATGGGCGATCTGGAGCAGTTCTGGCACAACGAGACCATCCAGGTTCCGGACCTCATCCGCATCGCCATCAGCCACTATCAGTTCGAGACGATCCATCCGTTTCTCGACGGCAACGGCCGCATCGGCCGCCTGCTCATCACGCTCTATCTCATCAGCAAGGGGCTGCTGAAGAAGCCGTCGCTGTACCTTTCGGCCTACATCGAGCGCCACAAGGGGGCCTATTATGACGCCCTCACCGTGGTCCGGGCCTCCAACGACATCGGACATTGGGTGCGGTTCTTCCTTCGGGCCGTCCGGGAGACGGCGCGGACGGGCGTGCGGACCTTCCAGGCCATCATGAGGCTGCGGGAAGAGAGCCGGGGCCAGGTCATGAGCCTGGGAGGGCGCGCGCCAAACGGCATGCGCCTGCTGGAGCAGCTTTACCTGAATCCCTTCGTCACCGTTCAACAGGTCGCGGCGGCCCTCGACCTGTCCATTCCCACGGTGAACGCCCTGTTCCGGGAGTTTCTCCGCCTGGGACTTGTCGTCGAAATCACGGGGCAGAAAAGAAACCGATTGTTTTTCTTCAAGAAATACTATGGGCTGTTCCTCAACCAGGAGACGGATGAGGACGGTGAGTAA
- a CDS encoding DJ-1/PfpI family protein, with protein sequence MAVKKILMLVGDFVEDYEVMVPFQMLLMVGHEVHAVCPGKKAGDKVATAVHDFEGHQTYSEKPGHNFVLNADFDAVKPEDYDALVIPGGRAPEYIRLDPKVIDIVRKMAAAKKPIAAICHGQQVLVSAGVIKGRTCMAYPAVQPDIEGSGCAYVGPNATFSNAVVDGNLVTAPAWPAHPEWMRKFLQVLGTTINP encoded by the coding sequence ATGGCTGTGAAGAAGATCCTCATGCTCGTGGGCGACTTCGTGGAGGACTACGAGGTCATGGTGCCCTTCCAGATGCTGCTCATGGTCGGCCACGAGGTCCACGCCGTCTGTCCGGGCAAGAAGGCCGGGGACAAGGTCGCCACGGCGGTGCACGACTTCGAGGGCCACCAGACCTACAGCGAGAAGCCGGGCCACAACTTCGTCCTGAACGCGGACTTCGACGCGGTGAAGCCCGAGGACTACGACGCCCTGGTCATCCCCGGCGGCCGCGCCCCGGAGTACATCCGCCTGGACCCCAAGGTCATCGACATCGTGAGGAAGATGGCCGCCGCCAAGAAACCCATCGCCGCCATCTGCCACGGCCAGCAGGTGCTCGTGAGCGCGGGCGTGATCAAGGGCCGGACCTGCATGGCCTACCCGGCGGTGCAGCCGGACATCGAGGGCTCGGGCTGCGCCTATGTCGGCCCCAACGCAACCTTCAGCAACGCGGTGGTCGACGGCAACCTCGTCACCGCCCCGGCCTGGCCCGCCCATCCCGAATGGATGCGCAAGTTCCTCCAGGTCCTGGGCACCACCATCAACCCCTGA
- a CDS encoding TraR/DksA C4-type zinc finger protein — MADEVDMAQQVHEREVAAAISLIVHRREDEGPEYVDGVPCCRDCGDPIPARRLAALPGIGRCVACQELADRAA; from the coding sequence ATGGCCGACGAAGTCGATATGGCCCAACAGGTCCACGAACGCGAGGTGGCCGCCGCCATCTCCCTGATCGTCCATCGCCGCGAGGACGAAGGCCCGGAATACGTGGACGGCGTTCCCTGCTGCCGCGACTGCGGCGATCCCATCCCGGCCCGGCGGCTGGCCGCGCTCCCCGGCATCGGGCGCTGCGTGGCCTGCCAGGAACTGGCCGACCGCGCCGCCTGA
- a CDS encoding thermonuclease family protein has protein sequence MKPLTLALLALAVLVLARPPEGRAWTGRVVEAASGQALLVRAQDGSDVLVRLYGIEAPGPAEKAGRASREALDAMARDREVDVLPLAGSGSRVDGHVILDLQDLSSEMVRLGLAWVDWRHCARGVCERWLLQEQEARAAGLGYWRDHPLGKSAGRGVF, from the coding sequence GTGAAACCCTTGACCCTCGCCTTGCTGGCCCTCGCGGTCCTGGTTCTGGCCCGCCCGCCCGAGGGGCGGGCCTGGACCGGCCGCGTGGTCGAGGCCGCCTCGGGACAGGCCTTGCTCGTGCGCGCCCAGGACGGCTCCGACGTCCTGGTCCGGCTCTACGGCATCGAGGCCCCCGGTCCGGCGGAAAAGGCGGGGCGCGCCTCCCGCGAGGCCCTGGACGCGATGGCCCGCGACCGCGAGGTGGACGTGCTGCCCCTGGCCGGAAGCGGTTCGCGCGTGGACGGCCACGTCATCCTCGACCTCCAGGATCTCAGCTCCGAGATGGTCCGCCTGGGCCTGGCCTGGGTGGACTGGCGGCACTGCGCCAGGGGCGTGTGCGAGCGCTGGCTCCTCCAGGAACAGGAGGCCCGCGCCGCCGGGCTCGGCTACTGGCGCGACCATCCCCTGGGCAAATCCGCCGGACGCGGCGTGTTCTGA
- a CDS encoding methyl-accepting chemotaxis protein, with amino-acid sequence MRVSILVKIVVMVVAAVAVTSMGVFFTARYFVHEGLQEEAQQNIKALQVVVAKEIQDTKDKYLQLGEQLAQESAFVSAFRSRDLDGLKPIVTSYMKRHGAEFVTVADTEGNVVIRAHSEKKGDSVLKQVNVQKALKGELNVGIEPGTVVKFSLRVGAPIRVDGQVIGSVTIGESLSGDGFVDGVKAYTGLEVTIFEKDTRAATTIIKDGKRAIGTKMDNPKVLETVLEKGELFLSSNRILGKFYQTAYWPIRSPSGEAAGMWFIGKSSETIQAAEDGITYSTLTVSVVIALVMVALGLGFSVSLARPLKRATAFATAVAQGRLDERLDLTRNDEIGTLAEALRGMVANLQDKIAHAEEASRQAGEKTRQAEEAARVAEEATRQAEQAKREGMLDAARRIEAIVERVTSASEELAAQIEQSSRGTENQRERTSESATAMEQMNASVMEVARNASEAAGNADEARDEANRGADVVNKVIAAINEVQAQSERMRESLGGLGEQAKGIGQIMNVITDIADQTNLLALNAAIEAARAGDAGRGFAVVADEVRKLAEKTMTATKEVGAAVSGIQTGTQQNIKSMESSGAAVAKSTELAGEAGKALTNIVGRVESTADKVRAIATASEEQSAASEEISRGTEEVNRIAAETAQAMGQSAQAVSELAAMAQELQRLVDQMKNA; translated from the coding sequence ATGAGAGTGTCCATTCTCGTCAAGATCGTGGTCATGGTGGTGGCCGCCGTGGCCGTCACCAGCATGGGAGTCTTCTTCACCGCCCGCTACTTCGTGCATGAGGGCCTCCAGGAAGAGGCCCAACAGAACATCAAGGCTCTGCAGGTGGTGGTGGCCAAGGAAATCCAGGACACCAAGGACAAGTATCTCCAACTGGGCGAGCAGCTGGCCCAGGAGAGCGCCTTCGTCTCCGCGTTCCGCTCCCGCGATCTGGACGGCCTGAAGCCCATCGTGACCTCCTACATGAAGCGCCACGGCGCCGAGTTCGTCACCGTGGCCGACACCGAGGGCAACGTGGTGATCCGCGCCCACTCGGAGAAGAAGGGCGACAGCGTGCTCAAGCAGGTCAACGTGCAGAAGGCCCTCAAGGGCGAGCTGAACGTGGGCATCGAGCCGGGCACCGTGGTCAAGTTCTCCCTGCGCGTGGGCGCGCCCATCAGGGTCGACGGCCAGGTCATCGGCTCGGTGACCATCGGCGAGTCCCTCTCCGGCGACGGCTTCGTGGACGGCGTCAAGGCCTACACGGGCCTGGAGGTCACGATCTTCGAGAAGGACACCCGCGCGGCCACCACGATCATCAAGGACGGCAAGCGGGCCATCGGCACCAAGATGGACAACCCCAAGGTGCTTGAGACCGTTCTCGAGAAGGGCGAACTCTTCCTGTCCAGCAACCGCATCCTGGGCAAGTTCTACCAGACCGCCTATTGGCCCATCCGCAGCCCCTCCGGCGAGGCGGCGGGCATGTGGTTCATCGGCAAGTCCTCGGAAACCATCCAGGCCGCCGAGGACGGCATCACCTACTCCACCCTGACCGTCTCCGTGGTCATCGCCCTGGTCATGGTCGCCCTGGGTCTGGGCTTCTCCGTCTCCCTGGCCCGGCCCCTCAAGCGCGCCACGGCCTTCGCCACCGCCGTGGCTCAGGGCAGGCTGGACGAGCGCCTGGATCTCACCCGCAACGACGAGATCGGCACCCTGGCCGAGGCCCTGCGCGGCATGGTCGCCAACCTGCAGGACAAGATCGCCCACGCCGAGGAGGCCTCCCGCCAGGCCGGTGAAAAGACCCGCCAGGCCGAGGAGGCCGCCCGGGTCGCCGAGGAGGCCACCCGTCAGGCCGAGCAGGCCAAGCGCGAGGGTATGCTCGACGCCGCCCGGCGCATCGAGGCCATCGTGGAGCGCGTGACCTCGGCCTCCGAGGAGCTGGCCGCCCAGATCGAGCAGTCCAGCCGGGGCACCGAGAATCAGCGCGAACGCACCTCCGAATCCGCCACGGCCATGGAGCAAATGAACGCCTCGGTCATGGAGGTGGCCCGCAACGCCTCCGAGGCCGCCGGAAACGCCGACGAGGCCCGCGACGAGGCCAACCGGGGCGCGGACGTGGTGAACAAGGTCATCGCGGCCATCAACGAGGTCCAGGCCCAGAGCGAACGCATGCGCGAGAGCCTCGGCGGACTCGGCGAGCAGGCCAAGGGCATCGGCCAGATCATGAACGTCATCACCGACATCGCGGACCAGACCAACCTCCTGGCCCTGAACGCGGCCATCGAGGCCGCCCGCGCGGGCGACGCCGGACGCGGCTTCGCCGTGGTCGCCGACGAGGTCCGCAAGCTGGCCGAGAAGACCATGACCGCCACCAAGGAAGTGGGCGCGGCCGTGTCCGGCATCCAGACCGGCACCCAGCAGAACATCAAGAGCATGGAGTCCTCCGGCGCCGCCGTGGCCAAGAGCACCGAGCTGGCCGGAGAGGCGGGCAAGGCCCTGACCAACATCGTGGGCCGCGTCGAATCCACCGCCGACAAGGTCCGGGCCATCGCCACCGCCTCCGAGGAACAGTCCGCCGCCAGCGAGGAGATCAGCCGGGGCACCGAGGAGGTCAACCGCATCGCGGCCGAGACCGCCCAGGCCATGGGTCAGTCCGCCCAGGCCGTGTCCGAACTGGCCGCCATGGCCCAGGAACTCCAGCGCCTCGTGGACCAGATGAAGAACGCCTAG
- a CDS encoding glycosyltransferase, which produces MRVLLVHSNFPAQFRHLCVALGSDPADEVVFLTMNPRPEWNIPGVRKAVFLPDGEAAPGVHPLAAQGEEAARLAAGALKAALALRDQGFVPDVIYSHSGWGPGLYLGEVFPEARRLCYFEWFYDPDGADARFGGATQQPMDRARAQARNLPILMDLANCRQGICPSRWQAEQFPPDLRRKLTVLPDGVDTEFFRPAPDERLVLPGLDLSGAAEIVTYATRGMEPYRGFPQFMEAAARLMATRPACHVVVVGDDRSCYGPPPGPGRTWKQEVLERLRFDPARIHFTGSLPYGLYRKVLRAGSVHVYLTRPFVLSWSFLEALSCGCLVVASDTEPVREVARDGVNALLTDFHSPQAIAARVAEALDRREESAPLRAEARRTILRDHDLRPLLARHVALVKGTEDGGTAAG; this is translated from the coding sequence ATGCGCGTGCTCCTCGTCCATTCCAATTTTCCGGCCCAGTTCCGCCACCTCTGCGTCGCCCTGGGAAGCGACCCGGCCGACGAGGTGGTTTTCCTGACCATGAACCCCAGGCCGGAGTGGAACATTCCCGGGGTGCGCAAGGCCGTGTTCCTGCCCGACGGCGAGGCCGCGCCGGGCGTGCATCCCCTGGCCGCCCAAGGCGAGGAGGCGGCCCGGCTGGCCGCGGGAGCGCTCAAGGCCGCCCTGGCCCTGCGCGACCAGGGCTTCGTGCCGGACGTGATCTACTCCCACTCGGGCTGGGGACCGGGACTCTACCTGGGCGAGGTCTTTCCCGAGGCGCGGCGGCTCTGCTACTTCGAGTGGTTCTACGACCCGGACGGGGCCGACGCCCGCTTCGGCGGCGCGACCCAGCAGCCCATGGACCGGGCGCGGGCGCAGGCCCGCAACCTGCCCATCCTCATGGATCTGGCGAACTGCCGACAGGGAATCTGCCCCAGCCGCTGGCAGGCCGAGCAGTTCCCTCCGGACCTGCGCCGCAAGCTCACCGTGCTGCCCGACGGCGTGGACACGGAATTCTTCCGTCCGGCCCCGGACGAGCGCCTCGTGCTGCCGGGCCTCGACCTTTCCGGCGCGGCCGAGATCGTGACCTACGCCACCCGGGGCATGGAGCCCTACCGGGGCTTTCCGCAGTTCATGGAGGCCGCGGCGCGGCTCATGGCCACGCGCCCGGCCTGTCACGTGGTCGTGGTGGGCGACGACCGCTCCTGCTACGGCCCGCCGCCCGGTCCGGGCCGGACCTGGAAGCAGGAGGTGCTGGAGCGGCTCCGGTTCGATCCGGCGCGCATCCACTTCACCGGCTCCCTGCCTTACGGCCTGTACCGCAAGGTGCTCCGGGCCGGGAGCGTGCACGTCTACCTGACGCGGCCGTTCGTGCTCTCCTGGTCCTTCCTGGAGGCCCTGTCCTGCGGCTGCCTGGTGGTGGCCTCGGACACGGAGCCGGTGCGCGAGGTGGCCCGCGACGGGGTCAACGCCCTGCTCACGGACTTCCACTCGCCCCAGGCCATCGCCGCCCGGGTGGCCGAGGCCCTGGACCGGCGGGAGGAGTCGGCTCCGCTGCGCGCGGAGGCCCGCCGCACCATCCTGCGCGACCACGACCTGCGGCCGCTCCTGGCCCGGCACGTGGCGCTGGTGAAGGGAACGGAAGACGGGGGGACCGCCGCGGGCTGA
- a CDS encoding tetratricopeptide repeat protein codes for MPIEEYPQILGVYSLQVEEVAGMGGTSVKHAQVTYWYVRALGPERYEVQPLNIHHVPSGIRKEVAELEFLKSYVPEPAYYRTHTVPALKTLARKIAEGEKFFKEGQLDDAEREFLKALMIDDLNVRANFGLGEVYAEQKEFGKLKKIVDTLMGISEAFQEEQRERFNTFGINLRKNGHFDESLRFYHRALEFNDRDENVFFNIARVHFDKGDRVGCVEHLRKALDINPGFHEAQKFLKFCEGSRLAKSPRA; via the coding sequence GTGCCCATCGAGGAATATCCCCAGATACTCGGCGTCTATTCCCTCCAGGTGGAGGAGGTCGCCGGCATGGGCGGCACGTCCGTCAAGCACGCCCAGGTCACCTACTGGTACGTCCGCGCCCTCGGTCCCGAGCGCTACGAGGTCCAGCCCCTGAACATCCACCATGTGCCCTCGGGCATCCGCAAGGAGGTGGCCGAGCTGGAGTTCCTCAAAAGCTACGTGCCCGAGCCCGCCTACTACCGCACCCACACCGTGCCCGCCCTGAAGACGCTGGCGCGCAAGATCGCCGAGGGCGAGAAGTTCTTCAAGGAAGGCCAGCTGGACGACGCCGAACGCGAGTTCCTCAAGGCGCTCATGATCGACGACCTGAACGTGCGGGCCAACTTCGGCCTGGGCGAGGTCTACGCGGAGCAGAAGGAATTCGGAAAGCTCAAGAAGATCGTCGACACCCTCATGGGCATCTCGGAGGCCTTCCAGGAAGAGCAGCGGGAACGCTTCAACACCTTCGGCATCAACCTGCGCAAGAACGGCCACTTCGACGAGTCCCTGCGCTTCTATCACCGGGCCCTGGAGTTCAACGACCGGGACGAGAACGTCTTCTTCAACATCGCCCGGGTGCATTTCGACAAGGGCGACCGCGTCGGCTGCGTGGAGCATCTGCGCAAGGCCCTGGACATCAACCCCGGGTTCCACGAGGCCCAGAAGTTCCTCAAGTTCTGCGAGGGCAGTCGCCTGGCCAAGAGCCCCAGGGCCTGA
- a CDS encoding pyridoxamine 5'-phosphate oxidase family protein has product MSDIIPDTLRELFLGASHGVLATTGPGGPHASLMGLAPAGAGPGLYLVTGRNSRKFRNLLADPRAALLLDDRAADPRPEPGAVRALTVLGRVRVLEGEEERPAAAAIAARHPHLRGFVDAPDAAFLLFVAEILQLLEGPSAATVLDLR; this is encoded by the coding sequence ATGAGCGACATCATCCCCGACACCTTGCGCGAGCTGTTCCTGGGCGCCTCCCACGGCGTCCTGGCCACCACCGGCCCCGGCGGGCCGCACGCCTCGCTCATGGGGCTGGCCCCGGCGGGCGCGGGTCCGGGCCTGTACCTGGTCACGGGCCGGAACTCGCGCAAGTTCCGAAATCTGCTGGCCGATCCCCGGGCGGCCCTGCTTCTGGACGACCGCGCGGCGGACCCCCGGCCGGAGCCCGGCGCGGTGCGCGCCCTGACGGTCCTGGGCCGGGTGCGCGTCCTGGAAGGGGAGGAGGAGCGCCCGGCGGCCGCGGCCATTGCCGCGCGCCATCCGCATCTGCGGGGGTTCGTCGATGCGCCGGACGCCGCGTTTCTGCTCTTCGTCGCCGAAATCCTGCAACTGCTGGAGGGACCGAGCGCGGCCACGGTGCTCGACCTGCGTTGA